From Rudanella lutea DSM 19387, a single genomic window includes:
- a CDS encoding penicillin acylase family protein, with protein sequence MRVFRAILICLLAVGLVWALNRPWGPAPAFGPFLSPFTGFWQNAERASITEFDQEVEVEGTAQPVTVRYDEYGVPHIFAQNDADAYFAQGYVTARDRLWQMEFQTHAAAGRLTEIVGERALELDRFNRRMGMGFGAERAVKMMLEDPTSRAVVEAYTAGINAYIAGLKPANYPIEYKMLGYAPEPWTPIKCAYLLKLMTSTLAMGADDLRMTNILRKYGPDVVADLFPDYPTLESPIIPEGTKWDFKPLPVPATPTDAAMQRQLLTLTARSFEAGLVQNNPAIGSNNWAVGGQKSATGYPILANDPHLTLSLPSIWYQVQLVTPTMNVCGVSLPGSPGVIIGFNQKVAWGVTNVGADVLDFYTIKFKDATQSAYWHDNQWKPTTMRIERYKVKGKPDVLDTVRYTHHGPVVYATGEKALRPNIPTGHAARWIAHEAANDLRCFYLLNRANNYDDYRKALMYYAAPAQNFVFASVDKDIAISPNGKYPLKWKNQGKLVLDGSNPAHDWQGWIPADQNPLVKNPPRNFVSSANQFSTDRTYPYYLNWQFAPAERGRRINERLTAMTNATADSLRMLQNDNLNLRASDALPTLLPLVQTQSLQGDARLAYETVSKWSRRNDPDEIGPSIFTLWTEKLLETIWKDELDGGDTLPMRYPSFDRTLLMLQREPTARWFDNTATPTRETINDVVTASFKAACDSLTRAHGPLSPAWAWAKHKSTDVRHLLPGVDAFSAMDVLNGGGGTVVNATTARTGPSWRMVVALGPKPKGYGVYPGGQSGNPGSPAYQNLIETWREGKLNELVYLQTATEQHPKVKQTLTLK encoded by the coding sequence ATGCGAGTTTTTCGTGCTATCCTTATCTGCCTGTTGGCGGTTGGGCTGGTGTGGGCGTTGAATCGGCCATGGGGGCCAGCGCCGGCATTTGGCCCGTTTTTGAGCCCATTCACGGGCTTCTGGCAAAATGCCGAACGTGCCTCTATTACTGAGTTTGATCAGGAGGTCGAGGTAGAAGGAACGGCCCAACCCGTTACGGTTCGGTACGATGAATACGGCGTACCGCACATTTTTGCCCAGAACGATGCCGACGCGTACTTTGCGCAGGGCTACGTAACTGCCCGCGACCGGCTCTGGCAAATGGAGTTTCAGACCCACGCGGCTGCCGGGCGGCTGACCGAGATTGTGGGCGAGCGCGCCCTCGAACTCGACCGCTTCAACCGGCGTATGGGTATGGGCTTCGGGGCCGAACGAGCCGTAAAAATGATGCTCGAAGACCCCACGTCGCGGGCTGTGGTGGAAGCTTACACGGCCGGTATCAATGCATACATTGCCGGACTCAAGCCCGCCAATTACCCCATCGAATACAAGATGCTGGGCTACGCACCTGAGCCCTGGACACCCATCAAGTGTGCCTACCTGCTCAAACTCATGACGAGTACGCTGGCGATGGGAGCCGATGACCTGCGCATGACCAACATACTGCGCAAGTACGGCCCCGACGTAGTGGCCGACCTCTTTCCCGACTACCCAACGCTGGAAAGCCCGATTATACCCGAAGGTACCAAGTGGGATTTTAAGCCGCTGCCCGTACCCGCTACCCCGACCGATGCGGCCATGCAGCGGCAACTGCTTACGCTGACGGCCCGCTCGTTTGAGGCCGGACTGGTGCAGAATAACCCGGCTATTGGCAGTAACAACTGGGCCGTTGGCGGGCAAAAGTCAGCAACGGGCTATCCCATTCTGGCCAATGATCCCCACCTGACGCTCAGCCTGCCCTCGATCTGGTACCAGGTTCAGCTCGTAACGCCCACGATGAACGTGTGCGGAGTGTCGCTGCCGGGATCGCCGGGCGTGATTATCGGTTTTAATCAGAAAGTGGCCTGGGGCGTAACCAACGTCGGGGCCGACGTTCTCGACTTTTACACCATCAAGTTTAAAGACGCCACGCAGTCGGCGTATTGGCACGATAACCAATGGAAGCCGACCACCATGCGCATTGAGCGGTACAAGGTAAAGGGTAAGCCCGATGTGCTCGATACCGTTCGGTACACGCATCATGGTCCGGTGGTGTATGCTACGGGCGAGAAAGCCCTCCGGCCGAATATTCCAACGGGCCACGCTGCCCGCTGGATTGCCCACGAAGCGGCTAATGACCTGCGCTGCTTTTACCTGCTCAACCGGGCCAATAACTACGACGATTACCGCAAGGCACTGATGTACTACGCGGCCCCGGCCCAGAACTTTGTGTTTGCCAGTGTCGATAAAGACATTGCTATTTCGCCCAATGGCAAGTACCCCCTCAAGTGGAAAAATCAGGGCAAACTCGTTCTCGACGGTAGCAACCCGGCCCACGACTGGCAGGGCTGGATTCCGGCCGATCAGAACCCATTGGTGAAAAACCCACCCCGGAATTTTGTGAGCTCGGCGAACCAGTTCTCTACCGACCGGACGTATCCGTATTATCTGAACTGGCAGTTTGCCCCGGCCGAGCGTGGGCGTCGGATCAACGAGCGACTGACGGCCATGACCAACGCAACCGCCGACAGCCTGCGGATGCTCCAAAATGACAACCTGAACCTGCGTGCTTCCGATGCCTTACCCACCTTGTTGCCGCTGGTACAAACCCAATCGCTACAGGGGGATGCCCGACTGGCCTACGAAACGGTGAGCAAGTGGTCGCGCCGGAACGACCCGGACGAAATCGGTCCGTCGATTTTCACGCTCTGGACGGAGAAACTGCTGGAAACGATCTGGAAAGACGAACTCGACGGGGGCGATACCCTGCCAATGCGCTACCCAAGCTTCGACCGGACGTTGCTGATGCTACAGCGCGAGCCAACCGCCCGTTGGTTTGATAATACGGCTACGCCCACCCGCGAAACCATCAACGATGTCGTGACGGCCAGTTTTAAAGCCGCCTGCGATTCGCTGACACGGGCACATGGACCGCTAAGCCCCGCCTGGGCCTGGGCAAAGCACAAAAGTACCGATGTGCGTCACCTGTTGCCGGGCGTCGATGCGTTTAGCGCAATGGATGTACTCAATGGTGGGGGCGGCACCGTGGTCAATGCCACCACCGCCCGTACCGGCCCCTCGTGGCGCATGGTGGTGGCGCTCGGGCCTAAACCCAAAGGCTACGGGGTGTATCCGGGTGGACAGTCGGGGAATCCCGGTAGTCCTGCTTATCAGAACCTGATCGAAACCTGGCGCGAGGGTAAACTTAACGAACTGGTTTACCTGCAAACGGCCACGGAGCAGCACCCGAAAGTAAAACAAACTCTGACACTCAAGTAA
- a CDS encoding OmpH family outer membrane protein, producing MKNASLALNVVLAIAVAVLYYLHFKDRQPAESAVKVPEAAKGKEIVYVNVDSLLTKYDFFKDTQKVLESKRFQLENDLASRSRNLQNKAAFFQQRAATMTMEQGRATEASLQKEQQELLQYRERAAQNLAVEEQSKNEELYNKIYDYLKKYNAQNKYQFVLGYTKGGGILFADTSNDVTSKVLNGLNQEYKEKQAAPKK from the coding sequence GTGAAGAATGCCTCATTAGCGCTGAACGTTGTTTTAGCCATTGCTGTAGCCGTACTGTACTACCTGCACTTTAAAGACCGCCAGCCTGCCGAATCTGCTGTTAAGGTTCCTGAGGCCGCCAAAGGCAAAGAAATTGTGTATGTAAATGTTGACTCACTGCTGACAAAGTACGATTTCTTTAAAGACACCCAGAAAGTACTCGAAAGTAAGCGTTTCCAACTCGAAAATGACCTGGCTTCGCGGAGCCGCAACCTGCAAAACAAAGCCGCTTTCTTCCAGCAGCGGGCCGCTACCATGACGATGGAGCAGGGCCGGGCCACGGAGGCTTCGTTGCAGAAAGAGCAGCAGGAACTGTTGCAGTACCGGGAGCGGGCTGCCCAAAACCTGGCTGTTGAAGAGCAATCGAAAAACGAAGAGTTGTACAACAAGATTTACGACTACCTGAAGAAGTACAACGCCCAGAATAAGTATCAGTTTGTACTCGGTTACACCAAAGGCGGTGGAATCTTGTTTGCCGATACCAGCAATGATGTGACCTCAAAAGTGCTGAACGGCCTGAATCAGGAATACAAGGAAAAACAGGCGGCTCCGAAAAAATAA
- a CDS encoding glycerophosphodiester phosphodiesterase family protein translates to MPFYLFVCMFIAHTLAAQNPALDVQGHRGCRGLMPENTIPAFLKALELGVTTLELDVVISADNQVVVSHEPYFNAAITLTPDGQPINKKEQKQLNLYRMPYADIKQYDVGSVGNPAYPEQQPVKTHKPLLSDVIRAAEAYQKKLGRPACAYNIEIKSVPSEYGVYQPEPEPFSDLVYAQIMEQLPPERVIIQSFDFAVLKHWKTRMTEGKYRNVRLAALVENTRSIEKNLAELGFLPDIYSPYFRLLSGRKISRLHQQGIRVIPWTVNRAEDMNRLIAWGVDGLITDYPNRYSELMHDKR, encoded by the coding sequence ATGCCTTTTTACCTGTTTGTCTGTATGTTCATTGCGCACACACTTGCCGCCCAAAACCCCGCTCTCGACGTGCAGGGACATCGGGGTTGCCGGGGTCTAATGCCCGAAAACACCATCCCGGCATTTCTGAAAGCGCTCGAACTGGGCGTAACGACGCTGGAACTCGACGTGGTAATCAGCGCTGATAATCAGGTAGTGGTATCGCACGAGCCGTATTTCAACGCGGCCATTACCCTCACCCCCGACGGACAGCCGATTAATAAAAAAGAGCAGAAGCAACTGAACCTGTACCGGATGCCCTACGCCGACATCAAACAGTACGATGTAGGCAGCGTAGGAAACCCCGCCTACCCCGAACAGCAACCTGTTAAAACCCACAAACCCCTGCTCTCCGACGTGATTCGGGCAGCCGAAGCCTACCAGAAAAAACTCGGCCGACCGGCCTGTGCGTACAATATCGAGATCAAGAGCGTGCCCTCCGAATACGGTGTTTATCAGCCCGAGCCGGAGCCGTTCTCCGACCTGGTGTATGCTCAGATCATGGAACAACTGCCCCCCGAACGGGTTATTATTCAAAGCTTCGATTTTGCGGTGCTCAAACACTGGAAAACCCGAATGACTGAAGGCAAATACCGGAACGTGCGCCTGGCCGCCCTGGTCGAAAACACGCGGAGTATCGAAAAGAACTTGGCGGAGTTGGGATTTTTGCCCGACATTTACAGCCCATATTTTCGCCTGTTGAGCGGGCGCAAGATAAGTCGATTGCACCAACAGGGTATCCGGGTAATTCCCTGGACGGTAAACCGGGCAGAGGACATGAACCGACTGATTGCCTGGGGTGTCGATGGCCTTATCACTGACTATCCGAACCGATATAGCGAACTGATGCACGATAAACGATGA
- a CDS encoding GH3 auxin-responsive promoter family protein, which yields MALLNTTLKWLLRRRLPRLEAMMAHPGAVQQRVFTQLIGRARRTEWGKTYEYSSIRSVREFQERVPVSSYEDLFPYIERMMRGETNVLWSSPIHWFSKSSGTTNARSKFIPVSQESLDECHFRGGKDMMALYIANNPDSQTFTGKGLSIGGSLHENPYSKQGAAGDVSAVIMKNLPAWGQFIRTPPLEVALMSEWEAKMERMAEITSQENVTSILGVPTWTLVLLEKILARTGKQNILEVWPNFEVFIHGAVAFQPYRELFQKQVFPSSNVRYLEVFNASEGFFAIQDDIRRIGEMMVMLDYGIFYEFVPMDEVDSPHPRALTIEEVEVDKNYALVISTNGGLWRYKVGDTVRFTSLYPHRLKVSGRTKHFINAFGEEVIVENAEAAITKACEATGAIIADYTAGPVYMGEGQHGRHEWVIEFSTPPDSQARFNQLLDETLRQVNSDYDAKRYNNMVLIEPLIHAVPRGTFYRWMTQRGKVGGQHKVPRLANSREYLDDILGRELLSY from the coding sequence ATGGCACTGCTCAATACGACCCTGAAATGGCTTTTAAGAAGACGCCTGCCGCGTCTGGAAGCTATGATGGCGCACCCGGGTGCGGTGCAGCAACGTGTATTCACCCAACTGATTGGGCGGGCCCGCCGGACCGAATGGGGCAAAACCTACGAGTATAGCAGTATCCGTTCGGTGCGGGAGTTTCAGGAGCGGGTGCCAGTTTCGAGTTACGAAGACCTGTTTCCGTACATTGAACGCATGATGCGGGGCGAAACCAATGTGCTGTGGTCATCGCCCATTCACTGGTTCTCCAAATCGTCGGGGACAACCAACGCCCGGAGCAAGTTTATCCCCGTTTCGCAGGAATCGCTCGACGAGTGCCATTTTCGGGGTGGTAAGGATATGATGGCGCTCTACATCGCCAATAACCCCGACAGTCAGACATTTACCGGCAAGGGGCTTTCCATTGGCGGAAGCCTGCACGAGAACCCGTACAGCAAGCAGGGCGCGGCCGGCGATGTATCGGCGGTGATTATGAAAAACCTCCCGGCCTGGGGTCAGTTTATCCGAACTCCGCCCCTTGAGGTTGCCCTCATGAGCGAGTGGGAAGCCAAAATGGAGCGCATGGCCGAGATTACGTCGCAGGAAAACGTGACGAGTATTCTGGGCGTGCCGACATGGACCCTGGTGCTGCTCGAAAAGATTCTGGCCCGCACCGGCAAGCAGAACATTCTGGAGGTTTGGCCCAATTTTGAGGTGTTTATTCACGGAGCGGTGGCTTTCCAGCCCTACCGCGAACTGTTTCAGAAACAGGTGTTTCCGTCGTCGAATGTCCGGTATCTGGAGGTATTCAACGCGTCGGAAGGTTTTTTTGCCATTCAGGACGACATCCGGCGCATCGGCGAGATGATGGTGATGCTCGACTACGGCATTTTCTACGAGTTTGTGCCCATGGATGAGGTCGATAGCCCACACCCCCGCGCCCTGACCATTGAAGAAGTCGAAGTCGATAAAAACTACGCCCTTGTGATCTCGACCAATGGCGGGCTTTGGCGCTACAAAGTAGGCGACACCGTCCGGTTTACGTCGCTGTACCCGCACCGGCTGAAGGTAAGCGGCCGCACCAAGCATTTTATCAACGCCTTTGGTGAGGAGGTCATCGTTGAAAATGCCGAAGCGGCTATCACTAAAGCCTGCGAAGCCACTGGAGCCATTATTGCCGACTACACGGCCGGCCCCGTGTACATGGGCGAGGGGCAGCACGGCCGACACGAGTGGGTCATTGAATTTTCGACGCCCCCCGATAGTCAGGCCCGGTTCAATCAGTTGCTCGACGAAACCCTGCGGCAGGTCAACTCCGACTACGACGCCAAGCGGTACAACAACATGGTACTTATTGAGCCGCTTATTCATGCCGTACCACGCGGTACGTTCTACCGCTGGATGACCCAACGCGGCAAAGTAGGCGGGCAACACAAAGTGCCCCGGTTGGCCAATTCACGCGAGTATCTGGACGATATTCTGGGGCGTGAGTTGTTGTCTTACTGA
- the smpB gene encoding SsrA-binding protein SmpB, whose product MASSSIVKQVDVRNRRASFEYHFLETFTAGIVLTGTEIKSIRQGKVNLTDAYCLFLNNELFIRSMNISPYTEGTYNNHEPLRDRKLLLTKREIRRLTEKLKDQGLTIVPVRMYTTDRGFAKIDIALAKGKKLYDKRDSIKERDVTREMQRERY is encoded by the coding sequence ATGGCATCATCATCCATTGTAAAGCAGGTGGACGTCCGAAACCGGCGTGCCTCCTTCGAATATCATTTTCTGGAAACATTCACCGCCGGTATTGTACTGACGGGGACCGAAATTAAATCCATTCGGCAGGGGAAAGTAAACCTGACCGATGCGTACTGTCTGTTTCTGAACAACGAGCTGTTTATCCGCAGCATGAATATCTCGCCGTACACCGAAGGTACCTACAATAACCACGAACCCCTACGCGATCGGAAGCTCCTGCTGACCAAACGCGAGATTAGGCGGCTGACGGAGAAGCTAAAAGATCAGGGGTTAACCATTGTGCCCGTGCGTATGTACACCACCGACCGGGGCTTTGCGAAAATCGATATTGCCCTCGCAAAAGGTAAAAAACTGTACGACAAGCGCGATAGTATCAAGGAGCGCGACGTTACGCGGGAGATGCAGCGCGAGCGGTATTAA